In the Rhododendron vialii isolate Sample 1 chromosome 2a, ASM3025357v1 genome, cgtcccaaaatcctccatcgacgagagcagcATTGACGGTCCATACTTCGCTCCCCATGTTTAGGTCAACAATGTTGTCGAtgtcccaaatatcagcaggcgGTGGAGTCTTAACGGTTTCTTCTGCATCCCAGAGGTCGACCGGAGGcgcatccaggaccatgattgagcagtcgtCTCCGGGGGTCGAAATGATAGGGCAGGGCTGCTTCACGGAGACGATGTCGAGAGTAGGGTCGACTTCATGGGCGCAGCAGCCGACCATCCCGGCAATCGCATCCACCAAAGGTAGCACAGCGCCGAGCGGGCGACGGATATCGGGAACAATCTCTCCTTCTTGAAATTGGTCCCAGTACCCCTCACTGATGCCGTCTTGGTTCAAATTGGCCTCGAGACCCTAACCCAATTGCCATTCATCAGGCTGcggatcccacacgtattcctcgaCTTCCAGTTCGACTTGGTTCAGttcgggctggtaaaagagcgcgaacaaagagagaccatccagagggtcagcctgtgccGCATTCCATTCTCCTgcccactggtctagccatatttgattgacctgagggtgcgcgggaaaccccatgttatactgttcggtccaatcattgcaaagctcttcccactcTTTGGctttgtcttccatggcccaaccggcggccatcatgttaatgcttggttcaGAGGGAAAGGGTACGACTGGCTTTGGGTCGatggttgaggtaatatggtcggtagggttgaatatggtggagctgaggtttatctggtttaCTTGAGGGTTGAGGTCATGTTTAggcagggagttggaaatgacatttggctttgtgggtggagttggaagggtgccattgtccaccaagtCGTGTATCGCATGACAGAGGCGATagcaagagtcagtgtaatggctGGGCATTTGGTGATATGCACAGAAAGCAccggggttatggctagggggtggattttgagggagtggagttggggctagaggcctgaggtgtccggttttgattagcttctccaacaccgaggaaAGTGGTATCTCAaaattggcgaagttacggggttggttgcggtttcggggtctttgaggggtttgaacttggttgatgtcggcaatgtggttgGAGCTTTGGGCCGAGGGGTTGTTAGCAGAGTTCGCATTGGCatagctgttgccaccgaacaaggcagtgctgttcccggtgtatgcacggggctttgattttgaggctgaggtggaggaggaattgtcgCTCCTGGGCAGAACGCTGGTTTGAagagcttcttcgatggccagcccggagtcataAAAGGTTTCGAAGTTTGCGCCCTGAACTAACACaaggtttttggcgaagtccggctgcagattacgggagatgatgcggatctgatccttctcgcttgggcgatcgggcatgagagcggccttggctctccatctttggataaagtctgcaaaggactcctttgcagtcatcttggtggactccaactcccgagtggtcattttgagttgggcgttgtagctgtactgagcattgaaggccgtgccgatgtcctcccatgtccgcctcttggagatgtcgagcgataggaaccactggaaggcgggACCGGCAAGGGTTTGTGGAAACAGCTGAGCCATAGCATCCTCCCCGACACCATGTAGTTTCATCGCGCCATGATAGGCCAAtaggtgagttttcggatccccggtaccgtcgaactttgcgaagtcgggcattttgaactgGTCGGGGAGCCTGGCATTCGGGaatgggcagaggcggtcctgtctagtactcccgacccttttctttcggatttggcaacaacttcttccaacttggccattttggcgaccaaagctgccatttctgggcttggagcgggaTTCTTGACTAGTGGCTCCTCTTCGGCAGCGGCTCCTTGTtcacgcctttcaccgccttctCCTTCTGCTACAAGGGGGagtcgctcctcgattagggtttgaagattggccatggaggcgtcggcctggtcggccctttgttgcatgatggctaggttaCGCTGCAGATCGGCTAACACGGTTGCAAGATTCTTAGGTGGGACATCCGCCATGGCTAGTACTTCTAttttaacaagcttgggagatgCCGGTGGAGACGGAatagacggaggggactcgtgcggagtagtcgaTGGCGAATCCTCCCGTGACAAAGCGCAGGCCTGAGCTTCTGTTGTGATCGACTGAgagacaaaccccaaatcaGATTTTCAGACGGACCCGACGGACggccccaagtaggtttggctcttgatttcgaaATTCGGCTTTGACATCGACATGACTAGACAGCAaggtataagagctcagtgacggcctgcaatcattttatttgaaagaatcgacaagaatggaaaaatgatcatgccaacgtcgtcggtgtcctcctagactctagaactagagggAGTCTGCTTTACGacactcggacagttgccatggaatcctcggattttctttttgacGGTGTGTCCTTGACtgaatgttactaagagatgccgaaacagcctaagcctttggttttctcccttctcgaagtttcaaagattgatttcggaacaactcggtgtagatggcgtgatactgTAACCGAAGCGGCGTAAGCaacactgtgccggagcctgagcggtgtaagtgattagcacttttaacctgagtggtgtaagcatcacgtcATTCTCTCCATTGTTCCTGGtttttcggtttgaaacctcgatggggtattGGGCAAAGATTTAGAAAGTATCGATTTCCCGAagcctcattgattaaggacttgaaaatttttgggtaacgtgcaacatcgagatgcacgactcgtcatcggtccaaggcaacgccgAACGGGCGCGAGGCAGACTCGACAAAAGGCATCCTAGAAGCCGCcttagcatgctcctacgcaaaacgatcatgaatgtatgtacaagcatgcggtatggaaagcggtaacacatagacaggatatggggttagaagcaagtaatcctaccctgcgggttcctgtcttaggttgaaaggttctaatgctttgtaatcgctgtagaggccggttttggctttaaaggggttcctctgactagagccgcgatatacctcccactgcaacacgtagagcaaagcaatggtcgaacggtagtacgactcatcatcgtccaaggttgttgggcgttcgaggaccccggtctccagtaaactgtgccggttacccaaaacacctcaacggggctgcctaaccatcgatacgaacggagaatgccgaagaacgattcgacgagagagaaatgcaacgctttttGAAATGAATGCcctttgaagtttggctcacttttattaatcaatactcggagaaaattacacaaatgaacaatagtaaaagctccagttcggattggtcggatactgagatcctgttacgttaccattccgttcttcagcagtgcgaagcgtactgttttgacaagcttttgaaatttgttcaattatgtattaattgccaaatatcaatcaatgTAATGAGTCCCTAGCAGAGtagccactgtgggcacgctacccggaaattttgtttgtaaaattgggtgcggccctttgtTTCGgagaaagcgcggcgaaacgcctcaattcagagtcgccactcgggttttagcggtgagaaatacccaaggaaccgaactcgaaaacgtttgccacgtttgttttgatttttgaaaaggcttgtagactggaccgtcgtcaccttcgatatctgatgttcgggagccaggttatgagaggggaaggattttatggcacccctctcgcccaatccagagatcgatctctactcgggcatttttgcaaagtgtttgcatttttctctcactGATCATTTtcagccaattagggcgggggaacagtttaatgggggtTAAAGCTGTGACAAGTTGcagatttatgtggcaaaatggtttatggatgacttgattgcaatgctaaacatagattgagaacaagtactgagcaaactggataaCCTGAAATACGCTGCCCTGCAGGGACGTGAGCAGGTTctgtgccagcatgcactggccgaaccactGCATACTGTGAGAACATGCCCACGCCAACCtacaactggcgtactccacttgtttgtttgctcagtctttgttttcaaccctctgggctctggaaagggacctgcgcacacccaggacaaaccatgcagttaaatagaacaaaatatatttacagacagatgagatggcttgaagccatatAAATAGGCAAGAagccccctaaacagagtggggacaggaagTAGGCCAAGGTcacactaagatgcaagggccagccactgaaTCGTGGgcctactgccgtacgccagtttcaAGTGCCGTACGCAGGTAATATCAcagtccagtgcttggctttgcatcatctgggctctggaacacgaccagaaggatcccagaggcctttcaAGACAAAAAGAGAGCAAGCGATCGATGGTACGACTAATCAAGTCCAAACACAGAAAGCAATATACTGGTTCTTAGCATGCTGATGGGTGATGAAAGAAGACATTAAAATAAGAACAGGTGAccgatgatccccacgccagtagtgcacataccgccattactggcgtacggctgaaagtcactggcgtgcgccacgtAGTCCCTCACATGATCTttgtattttaccattttaaggccaggactagcattgtttactagcctggaccttactgaTCACCCTCAGGAGCTGAAAACAGGAAGGGACGcaaaggtgatatacctttttgtattgaggtttgaaggttgtgttgagctttagagattgaaaatggaggttgtatggtgactgaacCTCAATGGGTGTATGGAAGGGGactattttcctttctctttcaatggaataagaagagagaagaagagcaagaagagaggagaagaaaactTTGTGCTctttaatgaggctaaccccttgcaaatgaatgcaaggggggtatttataggagggagagactgagatcagttagggaccaaggccttgtttggctggttggcaCAAGAAtggagccttcccatgcattaaatgcatgggactagttgatggggggtgtaggagagaagggggacgatcctggccgatataatcatcaggggctactgtggccgacgtcagggtggcacaaaagtctcgtccatgtggctgaataaagttgatttgactggatttgactggcgtgcgccacatataaactggcgtgcgccactaatAACTGGGTcaatggtcgatgactgacacgtggcagttaactggcgtacgcctccaagacactggcgtgtgccagttgggttttgctggggctgtttggctctagtttgaagggtttgaaatgggtttgagaGGGGTTAGGGACGCTCAAACCTCAAACACACcgtcgtcctcagactgttctcgactataatcatcattggggaaacaaAAGGTCAACagataacgttatctggacagaccagaatggggtgtctacagaatgTCTTGTTCTTCAAAATAATCAGATTGAGGATACTTTCCCCTCTTGGTTGGGAGCTCTTCATAAGTTAGAGCTTCTTATTTTGGGATCAAACAAATTCCACGGCAACATTGGGGATCCCAAAAACAATTCAAAGTTTCCAAAGCTGCAGATAATTGACCTCTCTTGCAATGGCTTTTCAGGTAATTTGCCTACAGAATACATTCGTAACTggaatggaatgaaaatgaTCAACAAAGAGAATTTGACATATATGAATGCAAATCCAAAAACTCAATCCAAGGTACATCCCGGTCCAACAAATCACATGACACTATCCTATTCAGTTGAGTGGAGCTACGATTACTCAATGAGAGTGGTCAGCAAAGGGACAGACAGGTTATACGAAAAGATTCAAATTGCCTTGGTGGTTGTTGATCTCTCAAACAACACATTCGTTGGGGATATCCCAGAATCCCTTGGAAGTCTCTGTGGGCTTCAATTGCTAAACATTTCCAACAACAAACTTACTGGCGCTATCCCCTCATCGTTAGCAAAATTGACAGAATTGGAGTCGTTGGACCTATCTCAAAACCTGCTCTCAGGTCACATCCCCTGGCAACTGACCCAACTCACTTTCCTTTCCATCTTTAATGTTTGTCATAATCGACTCACTGGTCGTATACCTCAGGGGAAGCAATTTGATACATTCGAAAATAGTTCATATGATGGGAATTTGGGATTGTGTGGTGTCCCATTGTCGAAGTCATGCAAAAATTCAACAAcctcaccaccacctccgctTATATTTTGAGGTCACGATCTTGAGTTTTCGAGTGGTATTTATTGGATGGTCATAGCATTGGGATATGGAAGTGGGCTAGTAGTTGGGTTGGTTATTGGGACAACTCTTAGGAGGAGGTATCACGAATGGTTTGTCGACACCTTTGGGAGGCGGAAGAAAATTCAGAAGAAGCAGAAAAGCAAGGGCCGAAGAACCTAAGTAAGAAGGCAACATCCATTCTTGCACtttgttttactcatttttttgtgCTACTAGCTTTCGTGAACTGATTTTTATATATTCCTTCATTTGCAAAATTTCTAACTTCGTTTCACAGCGGATATTGATTTTGCAGTTGTTGGCAACGAAATTGTGAGTTCTTTCTTCCTTACTACTTTTGTGCTTGTGCTCCCATCTTGGCTACAAGTTATGTTAAATAAACGAAAAGGGTCAGGCGTTAAGGATATGCAGGTTTTTGCAGTGCACAAGAGAGATCTTCCTGGagcttttgttcttcatgttgcAGTTATATATGTCTTTCTATTACTCATGGTCTTGTCATGTAACGCTCATGTCCAATTGTCTTTGTGTTATGTATCGATCTGGTCTTAGATGATTAGTATATATGGAATGTTGTACCTGTGTGCTCCCAAAACTTTTAGAAATTTTCACTAGTTGCCCTTTGACTCGAGTACTTGATATGCAGATAGGCTACTACTATCTGTACCCAAACATGTTAAGAATATTGCTCTTAGCACCATATAACAATCTGTAAGGGATTCACAGAGCTAGCCCTGAGTTTAAGCCTATGTGCAGCCGCTTTAgacttccaaatttttttgaatttgaaaggCTCCACCTAATTTTTTTACCTCTTATAATAGTCCAAAAAAAACAGCCttacttttaatttttgaaatttaagcCCTCGAAATGTCAGGGCCGGCTTTGGAGATTCACCGCACCTATGTTGGGACTAAAATCAAGGTCTCGCTCTGTGTTAAAAACTTTAAATAGTATGTGTATTCTGACAAAGCATCAAGAAAGAGTACTTGAACCCAAATACTAAGCCTTGAACGTACACGAAGTACTTTCCCATTGAGCAAAAGCCTTGGCTCTTTTTCTGTTAAGTTGAGCATTTTTCTGCTTGATGAAATTAAACGTTAAAACATTTTTAATAAGCTTGAAAAAGCTACACAAAATACTCAACTTGACAGAAAAAGCTACACAAAATACTGCTTCACGTATTAATTTAGTTTCCATCAAACAGGGTACTAAAATTACCATGAAGAATTTCTTAAATAGAATATTTAAGAGATAAATCCATGAAAGATCTCAATCCTAAATGGAACCAGCTGCAACATATCAACCCATGTATCTTCATTTCTACTTTTTGCTTTTCCTATTTCCCCCAAACTGAATCAAATCACACCAGGAACCATGCCCGGCCACTAACCCCCATAGTTTCAACAGATGCTTTAACACCTCAGATTTGTTCTTGGACCTCTGAATTGTTATCAACTTATCACCATCTGCTAAGGCCTTGCAGCCGTTGCTAGCTAGCTTCTCGCAAAACTCGAATAATACAATGAAATCAGATTTCTGTCCCATTAATATTGACCTTTTGAAAGTAGTAAGAACTGCACTGGTCGATGAGGCAAGGTAAACAGAACGAACTCCTATTTGCCATTTGGTTTTTGATTCGAGTGTGTGTTGGTCTGGTTGTACACATGAATCTCGTTATGTTGTTTGTTGTGTCTCTTCACTGTAGACAACCACAGAAGCTGTTGTAGTTGAACCTCCCAACGACAAGAAGGATATCAGTGCGGCATCGGTGGCGTGGATTATTTAGTATCCTAGCTGATCGTTCTCTTGTCTGACAGGACAAAAGATAATGGCCAcatatgaaaataattttttttttaaattttcgcCAATACAGTGGCTCGTTCCTGGTGCGTAGTGTGAATACTAAATACAATCATGGCGAGAGGTCATTCTGTCGAATGTAGCGATAATTTTTGACAGAGGGGAGATTGATTTTTAGAGGAAGGAATAGTCATATTGTCCTTGTGAATTGGCActttatggggaaaaaaatgggtTAACTCGCAGGTATGTTAACATGAACGTGACATGGTTACGAATTTTAGTCAAGCGAAATAGACTTGTTCTTCAGGTTGTACCCATAATCCTGTGCAATTTGGTAAATTCAAGATCGTATAATCTTCGGACAAAGTGAATGATGTTCTCATTTTTAGCAGGATGGCTATTAAGAGGCGAAATCATCGGCTTTTAAGGGCTTATTTGGCTAACCACATTCGAATATCTAGTTTGTGGAACCTAGTTCCCCGTCGTTGACCGAGAAAATTGGAGGGGTGAGAAAATATTTCCTGTTTACGTCTGTGCCTTGCTAACAAATCATAAAATGTACCATAATTTTGATGTGTATGACTCTTGGTTAGACATGGCAAGGGGGTTTGGGCGGGTTTTGCCGTACCCAACGCGAAAAGTATCCCATCGCCCTAAACAGAACCCAACCGTGTAATTCTTGGGTGCTCTTGTTCATACTCCCGACCCTGACCCTGAACCAAGAGTCTTTGGTTACTTT is a window encoding:
- the LOC131317015 gene encoding receptor-like protein 9DC3, encoding MESHRSAGTSSSLHFPLSVDATVAGESVPRAVSHSKSSITSPSQKVGSCAASSSNGAPGSTMLSMSQISAGGGVLTVSSASQRSTGGASRTMIEQSSPGVEMIGQGCFTETMSRVGSTSWAQQPTIPAIASTKVPLTDAVLVQIGLETLTQLPFIRLRIPHVFLDFQFDLVQFGLIEDTFPSWLGALHKLELLILGSNKFHGNIGDPKNNSKFPKLQIIDLSCNGFSGNLPTEYIRNWNGMKMINKENLTYMNANPKTQSKVHPGPTNHMTLSYSVEWSYDYSMRVVSKGTDRLYEKIQIALVVVDLSNNTFVGDIPESLGSLCGLQLLNISNNKLTGAIPSSLAKLTELESLDLSQNLLSGHIPWQLTQLTFLSIFNVCHNRLTGRIPQGKQFDTFENSSYDGNLGLCGVPLSKSCKNSTTSPPPPLIF
- the LOC131316770 gene encoding uncharacterized protein LOC131316770 isoform X3, giving the protein MVCRHLWEAEENSEEAEKQGPKNLTDIDFAVVGNEIVSSFFLTTFVLVLPSWLQVMLNKRKGSGVKDMQVFGVEYHQCCQVSTVHKRDLPEALVLARLVATRADNM
- the LOC131316770 gene encoding uncharacterized protein LOC131316770 isoform X1, with the protein product MVCRHLWEAEENSEEAEKQGPKNLTDIDFAVVGNEIVSSFFLTTFVLVLPSWLQVMLNKRKGSGVKDMQVFAVHKRDLPGAFVLHVAVIYVFLLLMVLSCNAHVQLSLCYVSIWS
- the LOC131316770 gene encoding uncharacterized protein LOC131316770 isoform X4, producing the protein MVCRHLWEAEENSEEAEKQGPKNLIVGNEIVSSFFLTTFVLVLPSWLQVMLNKRKGSGVKDMQVFGVEYHQCCQVSTVHKRDLPEALVLARLVATRADNM
- the LOC131316770 gene encoding uncharacterized protein LOC131316770 isoform X2 codes for the protein MVCRHLWEAEENSEEAEKQGPKNLIVGNEIVSSFFLTTFVLVLPSWLQVMLNKRKGSGVKDMQVFAVHKRDLPGAFVLHVAVIYVFLLLMVLSCNAHVQLSLCYVSIWS